Part of the Capsicum annuum cultivar UCD-10X-F1 chromosome 12, UCD10Xv1.1, whole genome shotgun sequence genome is shown below.
AAAATTGTTGGAAGCCATAACAATATTGACTTTTACACGGTTATTTTTGGGGTTCTTCTCTCTCacagatccctcaagaaattGGCTCTTTATACCAATTGTTGTTCTACAAACACAGAGAAGAAAACGTTtgaggataaaaaaatattttgcttgTTTATTCAATCACGTTtgagaatataaatagacaaaagaATCCTATTCTATTTCTAACTAGGAAACTAATAAAATCCTGTTCTACCTTCAACTAGGATAttaataaatcctattctatatcataaatcctattctatatcaACTTAATAACtgaacttttaaaaataaaattactaaactaaaaagaacaataacagcaaataactcaatacttcaaCAATTACATTCCGTTTTGCgttattttgcattttttgttTACTTCAATTTCTGTATCCCCGGGGGCTTTATTTAAACCTAGGGCCTATCGGAATCAACCGCTCTATCTCGATGTGGTAGGGcaaggtctgtgtacactctaccctctttAGACCTCACTTCTGAGATTACATTTGGTATGTTGTTGGTGTTCCAAATGcatcaatttttatatattttgcttGTCTATTGAAGAATGAGAAAGTAGGATGGTCTTCAAATCACTAAATTTTTCTAGGTAAGACGTGACTGAGTACTGAAAAGCTGctttttccttttgttattccAGATGCGAGGGAGTAAGCTTCATAACCGGGTCAGGTATTTCTCTGAATGGATCTTGTGGTGCGGTAGCAATTTATTTTCCCGACCTGCTTCATGgagtttttattttccttttctgaAATTTGATGTTGAATAGCATCTTAAAATTTAGTCCACCTGTTGATTTCATCTTTAAGACAAGGAAACTTACATGTTTCATATCTGATTACCTTCATTTATTCTATGAGGAATCTCTGCtagatttgttttatttttcttctggTTGTCAGTCACCAAAACATCAACAATATGCACCTCCCTTATTAAATTCTTTCTGCTCATGTGCTGTTCTCTTGTCAAATGCCCCTAATGTTGCTTCTCTGTGATACAGTGCCCTTCCACCACCTCTTCAAGCTGGTACATTTTCCCGTGGTGTTGTGACTATGCGGTGTGATCTGTCAACCAGTAGTTCCGCTCATATTTCACTTCTAGTTTCTGGCAGTGCTCAAACATGTTTTGATGATCTGGTAATTTAGCAGTATGTTCATCTAATGACTTTAATTTCCCTCTGATGACAGATTGGGTAATGTATATTCCCTGTTAATTTTCAGCTATTAGAGAATCACATCAAAAGTGAAATAATTGAAaatagtatgctagttcatgTACTGCctagtgatgaagaaaatagaCCACCTATATCTGCGCCTCGGAGATCAATGTCTGTAGCTTGTGGATCAGAAGTATTTGAAGTTTGCATGAAGGTTCCGATGTGGGCTTCGCAGGTCCTTTATTTTCCCTGctctttgtttctcttttttgttcctCCTTGAATCTTTTTGAGAAATACAGTGAGAGAAGAAGAGGGGGAATCCAATCAATTTGGCTCCAGGTTTTCGTTGAACATAATGACTGATTTATTCAGTATTTGTACGCccttatgaagaaaaaaaatcaatttatgtGCTTGTACCAAGTTCAGTATCTCTCCTCTTCATATTTGTACTTACAAAAGTTTGCCTTCTGGTTAGTATGTTAGAGGATGGGTGGTCTATATATGTGATAGGGGTTATCAAGGCTCTCTTTAATGTACAATTGTTGATCAGATCTAGTCATTGTTGTTCTTTCAAGTTCCTTAGTCACCTTTTCATATTTGTACCATCAAAGTATTGTGTGCTGAATCCAGGATCACTATtagttattcatattttcattagtttcaaaaataataatttattcatattttcattgtTAATGGTGTTCACCTCCTGCTTTAGGTTTTAGTTTGTCCTTTATAACTTTGTTCGTCATGTTCTGTTATTTTCAGGTCTTGAGACAATTGGCTCCTGATGTTTCATATCGTAGTTTAGTTGCACTTGGCATTGCTAGCATTCAGGGACTAGCTGTAGCTTCATTTGAGAAAGATGATGCTCAACGACTTCTTTTCTTCTGCACAAAGCAAGGGAAGGATGGGTTTTTTGGCAATTCTAAGATTGGCGATCCTCCAGCATGGTTTAGACCGCCTGCTCCTAGCAGAAAGAGGTCTGATTTGTATCAGGGAACGAGTTATAATTGCCAAAATGGGTTAACACCTGTAAATCATGTGGCtgtgaaagaagagaaagaaagtcGATTAGCGAATGGTGTTGCAACACCTCTGGTGACTGCTAGACAAAAGCTCAAAGTTGCTGCTATGAGGCCCATTCCTCATGTTCGTCACCAGAAGATGCTACCTTTTTCACGAATTTCAGAGATGGAGAGCCTTGATGGGAACCAGGTGAAAAGTAATCTGCCCATCATTCCTTCTTCAACTAAGGGTAGCAATGTTGGAATAACTCCTGTTACCCATCGGAAATCAGCATCAAGCTCACATCAGGCTAAGCAAATTATATCCTTGAATCCTCTTCCACTGAAGAAGCATGGGTGTGGGCGAAATCCAATACATGTGTGTTCTGAGGTAAGATAAAGTTTTCCCTTCATatatattctctctctctctctctctctttttcttaaaaataatcaaataagtgtattttcattcataaacatgGCCAAAACGACCGTATCAGGGGGTATACCAAAAGGTAAAGTATCTACAAACCCAATCATTACAACAAGGAAGTTTCAGTGTgcaccaaaaaaaaaagttaatgaaaCGGAGGTTACTCCTCAACTGAGGAACTTGACTCTACTCCTTCAAAcactcttattctctctctccaaACAACCACATTAATGCAAGAGGGACCATGTTCCAAGCCCTACAGCTTCTCTTTCTTCTCCCGCTCTTCCGCTTGAGCATCAACTCTTTCACAGTTTTGGTATTGCCCATGGAGTGCCAGACCACCTTAACATACCCCACCATAGTCTCATGGTAAACCCACGATGCAGTAGAAGATGGTCCACATCCTCGCCGCCTCCTTACACATGTAGCACCAGCTGACGCAGATAACGTTCCTCTTTCTAAGATCCTTTCATATATATTTTCATGCCTAACTTTGCTTGGGGAGTCTAATTCTGCATTGAATGTTGTCATTTATCTGCTCTTACCTATTTAATGTTAACTATTGAAAGTAGACAGCACTGAATACATAATTCATTTCAGAACACTTGGCTTATTTTACATGCTCCAAGAAAAACAAGTGTTGGGGATTTCAGACATTGGATTTGTGAAGCTTGTCATCATTCAGTGGTAGTTTACAATATTCATTCTAGGATATATGGATTATAGGGGCTTtacagtatttttttttgtttatcaaAGGTATTACCTTTTTTGGAACTCCGGTAGTTCTTCTAGATGGGAATGTGTTGGAACAAACTTATGGAATCAAGTTATTTACTAGTTTGCATTACTTGATAAGAGATTTTTCTTTAACACCAGGTGCTTTCAGTATACTTATACACCTCGAATGCCTCTTTTCACTTGACTCTACTGATTGGATTATAACATGGGATAATtgtaatcattttttcttttctgttcCCTCCCTCTGCCCAACCTATTTACAGGAGGAATTTCTGAAAGATGTAATGCAGTTTTTGATTCTTCGTGGACATACTCGTCTCATTCCTCAAGGTGGCCTTGCTGAGTTTCCAGATGCTATTCTCAATGCCAAACGCCTTGACCTCTTTAACTTGTATAGGGAGGTGAGCTTTCTTGTCTTTGGGCTTATTAAGGGCAATATCACAAATCTGCAAGGGTGCAGAACAATATATTTTATACTCCCTTGCAGAAAAATGACAAGACTATCAAATGTTGTtctattttgtaaattaaaatgttCTTCAGGTGGTCTCAAGGGGTGGGTTTCATGTTGGCAATGGCATCAATTGGAAAGGGCAAGTTTTCTCAAAGATGCGAAATCACACAGTAACCAATAGGATGACTGTAAGGCCTCTAGTTAGTATGACATTTGTTAGCCTGTTCTATTCCAAAAACAATTTTTTGAATCTGGTTGGAAGAACTGCATGCTTGTTTATGTTCATAAGTTTTCGTGGATACTTATACTTCCTCATGAGAACTGTTACTGGCGGATTTTTAACTTCTGATTTTTCAATCCCATTTTTATGTATACTTGCGGAAACTTGAACAGCTCTTCTAACTAATTACTTTTTTGAATCAGGGTGTTGGGAATACACTTAAAAGACATTATGAAACATACCTTTTGGAGTATGAATTGGCTCATGATGATGTTGATGGAGAGTGCTGCTTGTTATGTCACAGGTCAATTCTCGTTCGTTTTGTTTAAAATGCTGCTAGTTATCAAAGGCGTAATATTGGTTGCCAacatcatgttttttttttccttatgtcCTCCAGTAGTGCTGCTGGAGATTGGGTTAACTGTGGGATTTGTGGTGAGTGGGCACATTTTGGCTGTGATAGAAGACCAGGTCTTGGCGCCTTCAAGGTATCGTGTTGATTTCCATAACCATTTTGTTTCATCGAAAGTATTCTTAGACGAGTTTTGACGCGAAATATGGTTCTCTTTTCTTTTGCAGGACTATGCAAAAACAGATGGACTGGAATATATATGTCCACAATGCAGTGttacaaatttcaaaaagaaGGTGGCAAAAACTACAAACGGATATTCCTGATCAACCTTAGTCCTAATGGCTTCAACATCGCAAATCCCAATTCATCATATAATGTTCTCTTAAAACATCATCTGTGTTTCTGGCAGAAATAGTAGGTAAAGCTTTTGTATTACTTAGGACATTAGCTTTTTGTGTTCTGGACAAACAGAGAAAGACGCGGAGGCGTATATTGAACAAAAGTTGGAAGTCGTCAGGCCGCGATGAGGAGTGCTGCTACTCTTATTAGGAGGATGAATTGTAGAGATAGGGAAAGGGATGAGACAGACTGCAGGATCATGCCAAGTCTTTGTAATATATAATCCTCTTCTGTGAGGATATGACATTTTGTAGCTTTGGTTGGTGCCTTGGTGGAATCAATATTTCTAAAATTCCCCagatctttttttagtttttgtttccaCCTTACATTTTCCTCTTACTTTATTTTTCAAGTCTGAGAGCAGGGAAAAACGTAGTAGCTTAGTTGGCTACTTAGTTGGTTAGTCACCTGAATTTTCACCTTATTGGTGCCGGTTCGATTCCCGCTTTATAATCCTCTCTTCCGTTTCTCCTTCCCGTACACTCAATTTTCTTAAAACAAAATGTCTGAGAGCTAAGCAGTGATTAAACTTGTTTAATCAAAATGATCTTCAATATGCTATCAAAAATTAACCAAATTGGAGGAAGGGAAATcgaaaggaaaaaatacatatgttaacATACTTAAGtacttaattacaaaaaaataataacactTTTCCCTAATTACATTCTATAACACGTATAACAGTATTTTAAGTGGTCTCTATTTTTTTGCTGCTTAAAATTTTTTACTGTGAGAAAATCCCCCTTTTCACTACTCCTTCATTATCTTtccttaatttaatttttttttcttatttttccgcCATTAACCATCACTCTCTCCTCAATCTTATTGCATTTTGCACGATTTTTGCACGATCTGTGATAAGGATTTGCTTTCCATATTTCAGGTAATTAGGAATCGTATTTTGCATgtgagagatttttttttttttgcctactCTAGTTCATcggaaaattaatttttaagggtTTTGTGTTTTAATGGATGAACACACTGCAAAAACACCTATAAATAGTGGTACAAGGAATATGAAATTAGTGTATGATACACCATCATTTAGtcttgggttaactcaagaagatTTAGTAACTGTTGTTTGAAATCCTTTACAGTTAAGGAAATCTGGTATATCGAAAGAGATTAAGTCGAAGTTCTGTATCGACGAAGTGAAGATGACggaaattttaaaaagaaaagggttgaagaaaactccttctccaaaggaacaaaaaactaaaaaacaactcgagaagaaaaggaaatctaaagaaattgaagataaggttgagaaatcttatgatgaatctgaagaagaaagtgagcaagaggtattttttttgtttttaaatgtacttttttttttagtgtCAAACTACTCCTCCAAAggaacaaaaaactaaaaaacaactcgagaagaaaaggaaatctaaagaaattgaagacaaggttgagaaatcttatgatgaatctgaagaagaaagtgagcaagaggtattttttttgtttttaaatgtatttttttttagtgttcaagtaattatgtattttctgttatgatgatatttagggaatgtgaaaatatattgttgaAATTAACTACTCATTAATAGtattttggatatatatttttctagtataggtgatatgtatttttagtatagttgaattgtatttttattatagttGAATAATTTTGACATATATGTTTTTTAAGTGTAGTTATATACATATtgagtatttgtattttttcagTGTTTGTTGTATGTTTTACAATGTTAAAATACATGTGCATGTTATTTTAGTTCAAATACCATAACAGTCTAttgtttatatgtatttttagtacatttgatatgtatttttcagtgttggttgcatTTATGAGTTGATCAAAATGCATATGCATTTTAATCATCTGaaatatatatgcatgttatatattttttttgtataattgaattttgtttacagattaagaagtggtagttttactttgtataggtgaTGCGGGACGAAATATTCCTTgtcagaaaactttcaagatttgtACCGTACATGTGCTCGTACAGTGACAATGATATTTATGGAAGCATACGCACAATTTTAAACAAGGAacaatttaaaaacttttttgaaaataatatttttggttattttatgaagaagaagcAGTGTGTAGTGCAAGCACAGTTGTGTAGATGTGTTATGACGCTTGAGGTGAAGGATAGTTCTTCTTCTGGGATTATGATATCTGCTAATGACACCTCTCTTAGTTTTACTCCCATGGAATTTGCTATCATAATCAGATTGAATTGTGTGTCTAATAGGTATGACTTTACTTTTGATGAGGGTGTACCAAATAGTATGATTGAAAAGTATTTCAATGGGGCAGAAATTATACAGAAAAAACAACTATTTTTAGCATTCACGGAGAAAGTATGGGGGGAGAATAATGATGAGGATGCTGAGAAATTTGCAATTCTGTATTTCCTACATTCATTTGTGTTGTCTAACATTGACATTGTTGTTATACCCcgtctttattttgatttggtagATAGTGGTAGATATAAGGATTTTCCATggggttctttatcttttgaagatctGGCTAGAAGTTTGAACAACCGGCTGAAAGCTGGgggaaaattttatttgattcagggaatgccattggctattcaagtgtggctatatgagtgttgttcaaatgtcTCACCAAAGATTGCATTAAAGGTTGAGAATGAGATTCCCCGATTATTCAATTGGAAGACGATTGCATCTCGTCCACgttatgagtttttgatgaatgctATGTTCAAGGACAATGGCAAGGTTTGTTGTGAACAAATATATATGCATTGATATGTACTGTATACATatattctatttcatttttaattctttaacatattcgtaggttgtatttaagaacatagagccaacTGAAATGGAAATGGCAAAGCTTGAAATACTAAAAAAGGATGTAATTGAAGATGAACGTTCAGTTGATTCTGACGATGACTTCCAGGATCCACCACCAAAGAAGATCAATGAACGttcaaagaagaaacagaaggtggattcatcaaacccagtagCGAAGAAACCTACAGGGAAAAGCAAGTGAATATTGATGACGCGCACACCCAAACGAGGACTCCACCTCATCGTGCTGCCAAGGCTGCTGTAATGAAGACACCAGTATTCAAGCCAATTCCAACACGACAGgcttcttcttcaaaaataaaagaagggaCGAAAACAGCTAGGGTTATTTTTCCTCAGGTACAGTCAAAGGCAGATAGTTATGTAGAGGAAGTAGCCGCGTCAAAGCGTGAGAGTCATGTtgagaaagaaaaatttatttctaagaaagtttttgatgcattccgcgaagaggtaattttttttgtcaaatgttTGTTTTACATTAAAAATATGTGTTTAATGAATTTGTATGAATTCATGTTCGTCAAGAGTTTAAAGGAGTTCGTGAAGAGTTTACTCGAATTCGTCAATTagtgaagaaaaaattcaaaaaaatggtcaaaacaaTTGAGCATAGCAAGgtaaaagttttattattatataatatccacattattaaaaaaatatatatgtagagTATATGAAAAGATATATATGCAATACattgctaaaaatacatatgaagtttacacaaaaaatacatatgtttgatattaaaaaatacatatgaaatgtatTTTGTTTAATACACACATAGagtttgtaaaaaatatatatgcagtatattactcaaaatacatatggagtttattcaaaaaatacatatttgtttattttgaaaaaatacatatgcaatgtatTGCAAAATGCATATGCTGTGTGTCAAGAAATGTATTTTCCAACAGTATTTTTTTCAGTGGATTGCTATATACATATCAAGTGAAATCAAAATAATAGTAGTTTATTCAAATTATACTTGTAGCAACAACATGAAGATACAGAGGTTGAAGTACAGCAGATGGATTATGCTGGTGTTGAAACATCACCACAATAATTCAGTCCTATTGTTGGTCAAAATTTGGATGAGAATCAGGATGGTACAAAGGTAAAAAATAACgaaaatattattattcttttgagTGCACAAATGTAATTACTTTTTTTGTAGcagttatatgttattttatataaatagtcccgtataaatatatacaactggatttttatttttgaagttggtttaattttttttattgtttgccAGAGGTGCACTGATTTGCATCCAGATAAAACAAACATTCAAATTGATTCTCAACATTTAATCCCTGATGAGCTTCTCcaaagtataaatttggattataatcTTTCTGAGAAGATTGTTCATCACGATGATcgagtatgtataatgaattgCACTTCAGTTAATGtgatgtaaaaatcataacaattTATAAggcaattatatattttcttttatttctattgcAGATTACTGATGAGAAATTGGATGATACAAATTTGTCTGATTCACAGTTTACAATCCCAGATGAGTTGTTACCAAGTCTTAATGCATACCGAAGAGAAAGCACCACGAGACATCCATTGGCAACTTCGGAAGAAGAACAAATCAATGAACATTTTAATGATAAGAAGTCCGAATTTGGTATTCAAGAGCATTGTGAGGTATGTATTATGAATGTATTTGAGGTTATGTGGATTATTTtggacataaatttttttttttttttcaattttgaagaaaaacaaagagaacGTTGGTTTGAGCTCTAAAACAGACATGCACGGAGAGGTTGATGTTGGTACGGAGGAACAGATTATGACAACTCCTAAAACACAAGACTTAACCATTGATGAAAAAAGGGATGAAACAGTTTTGCCTGATTCACAAGACACAATCCCTGATGACTTGCTTCCTACTTTGAATGTATACAGTAGTAAAAACATTATTGTTCATCCCTCTGCTAATCGTGAAATTCAAACTCCTATTGCTATAGTAAGAATTAGGCGACCATCCAAATTCAAAGAGTCACCTTACACGATGAAATTTGGTTTAGCTGCCGGTAAGTATAATtagttatatatttaatttacaaTGTAACATGTTATGCaaatactttttaataattaCGTTTTTGTATTGCGTAACTATATAGAGAGCTCGGAAGGACACATACGTATATTCTCACAGAAACTTCTATTTGTTTATCATCCGATTGATGGGATTGTGGATACGAAAATTGTCAACATGTTTAGGAATTGGATTTCTGAAGACCttctcaaagttcatgctaaaaggtatttctattgaacaattttttttttaaattacatcaTCTTCTCATGATTTAACATATACTTATTAACAACAAAAAACAGGAAGGGAAATGCGGATCATTACAAAAGGGGGAAATCAACCATTCCAATGATGCATTTCGAAATTAAGACTGTTGAAGATAAAAAATGGTTCTACACAATGGAGTTCCCTGATCAGTCACTGACCGACtcaattagtat
Proteins encoded:
- the LOC107870841 gene encoding AT-rich interactive domain-containing protein 4 isoform X3, with product MFQSQGTSRQSCSLLAVVCGRTDEYDQKKDAHDGKSKYFFPEIVSSGRLEVQVLKNPSTDEFHKVLDSWQPNIVYLQGEHLSNDEVGSLVWGGFDLSSLEAISGLFSTTLPTAVYLEVPNGEKLAEALHAKGIPYVMYWKSIFSCYAASHFRHAFLCVAQRSTCFSFSSSCHVWDAFNLAHASFRLYCVRNNLVLPEMSQKASGNLGPHLLGDPPVIDVPPPEAGAEDEESNSDALPAIRIYDDDVNMRFLICGLPCSLDESLLGPIADGLNALLSVEMRGSKLHNRVSALPPPLQAGTFSRGVVTMRCDLSTSSSAHISLLVSGSAQTCFDDLLLENHIKSEIIENSMLVHVLPSDEENRPPISAPRRSMSVACGSEVFEVCMKVPMWASQVLRQLAPDVSYRSLVALGIASIQGLAVASFEKDDAQRLLFFCTKQGKDGFFGNSKIGDPPAWFRPPAPSRKRSDLYQGTSYNCQNGLTPVNHVAVKEEKESRLANGVATPLVTARQKLKVAAMRPIPHVRHQKMLPFSRISEMESLDGNQVKSNLPIIPSSTKGSNVGITPVTHRKSASSSHQAKQIISLNPLPLKKHGCGRNPIHVCSEEEFLKDVMQFLILRGHTRLIPQGGLAEFPDAILNAKRLDLFNLYREGVGNTLKRHYETYLLEYELAHDDVDGECCLLCHSSAAGDWVNCGICGEWAHFGCDRRPGLGAFKDYAKTDGLEYICPQCSVTNFKKKVAKTTNGYS
- the LOC107870841 gene encoding AT-rich interactive domain-containing protein 4 isoform X2: MFQSQGTSRQSCSLLAVVCGRTDEYDQKKDAHDGKSKYFFPEIVSSGRLEVQVLKNPSTDEFHKVLDSWQPNIVYLQGEHLSNDEVGSLVWGGFDLSSLEAISGLFSTTLPTAVYLEVPNGEKLAEALHAKGIPYVMYWKSIFSCYAASHFRHAFLCVAQSSSCHVWDAFNLAHASFRLYCVRNNLVLPEMSQKASGNLGPHLLGDPPVIDVPPPEAGAEDEESNSDALPAIRIYDDDVNMRFLICGLPCSLDESLLGPIADGLNALLSVEMRGSKLHNRVSALPPPLQAGTFSRGVVTMRCDLSTSSSAHISLLVSGSAQTCFDDLLLENHIKSEIIENSMLVHVLPSDEENRPPISAPRRSMSVACGSEVFEVCMKVPMWASQVLRQLAPDVSYRSLVALGIASIQGLAVASFEKDDAQRLLFFCTKQGKDGFFGNSKIGDPPAWFRPPAPSRKRSDLYQGTSYNCQNGLTPVNHVAVKEEKESRLANGVATPLVTARQKLKVAAMRPIPHVRHQKMLPFSRISEMESLDGNQVKSNLPIIPSSTKGSNVGITPVTHRKSASSSHQAKQIISLNPLPLKKHGCGRNPIHVCSEEEFLKDVMQFLILRGHTRLIPQGGLAEFPDAILNAKRLDLFNLYREVVSRGGFHVGNGINWKGQVFSKMRNHTVTNRMTGVGNTLKRHYETYLLEYELAHDDVDGECCLLCHSSAAGDWVNCGICGEWAHFGCDRRPGLGAFKDYAKTDGLEYICPQCSVTNFKKKVAKTTNGYS
- the LOC107870841 gene encoding AT-rich interactive domain-containing protein 4 isoform X1, with product MFQSQGTSRQSCSLLAVVCGRTDEYDQKKDAHDGKSKYFFPEIVSSGRLEVQVLKNPSTDEFHKVLDSWQPNIVYLQGEHLSNDEVGSLVWGGFDLSSLEAISGLFSTTLPTAVYLEVPNGEKLAEALHAKGIPYVMYWKSIFSCYAASHFRHAFLCVAQRSTCFSFSSSCHVWDAFNLAHASFRLYCVRNNLVLPEMSQKASGNLGPHLLGDPPVIDVPPPEAGAEDEESNSDALPAIRIYDDDVNMRFLICGLPCSLDESLLGPIADGLNALLSVEMRGSKLHNRVSALPPPLQAGTFSRGVVTMRCDLSTSSSAHISLLVSGSAQTCFDDLLLENHIKSEIIENSMLVHVLPSDEENRPPISAPRRSMSVACGSEVFEVCMKVPMWASQVLRQLAPDVSYRSLVALGIASIQGLAVASFEKDDAQRLLFFCTKQGKDGFFGNSKIGDPPAWFRPPAPSRKRSDLYQGTSYNCQNGLTPVNHVAVKEEKESRLANGVATPLVTARQKLKVAAMRPIPHVRHQKMLPFSRISEMESLDGNQVKSNLPIIPSSTKGSNVGITPVTHRKSASSSHQAKQIISLNPLPLKKHGCGRNPIHVCSEEEFLKDVMQFLILRGHTRLIPQGGLAEFPDAILNAKRLDLFNLYREVVSRGGFHVGNGINWKGQVFSKMRNHTVTNRMTGVGNTLKRHYETYLLEYELAHDDVDGECCLLCHSSAAGDWVNCGICGEWAHFGCDRRPGLGAFKDYAKTDGLEYICPQCSVTNFKKKVAKTTNGYS
- the LOC107870841 gene encoding AT-rich interactive domain-containing protein 4 isoform X4, with the protein product MFQSQGTSRQSCSLLAVVCGRTDEYDQKKDAHDGKSKYFFPEIVSSGRLEVQVLKNPSTDEFHKVLDSWQPNIVYLQGEHLSNDEVGSLVWGGFDLSSLEAISGLFSTTLPTAVYLEVPNGEKLAEALHAKGIPYVMYWKSIFSCYAASHFRHAFLCVAQSSSCHVWDAFNLAHASFRLYCVRNNLVLPEMSQKASGNLGPHLLGDPPVIDVPPPEAGAEDEESNSDALPAIRIYDDDVNMRFLICGLPCSLDESLLGPIADGLNALLSVEMRGSKLHNRVSALPPPLQAGTFSRGVVTMRCDLSTSSSAHISLLVSGSAQTCFDDLLLENHIKSEIIENSMLVHVLPSDEENRPPISAPRRSMSVACGSEVFEVCMKVPMWASQVLRQLAPDVSYRSLVALGIASIQGLAVASFEKDDAQRLLFFCTKQGKDGFFGNSKIGDPPAWFRPPAPSRKRSDLYQGTSYNCQNGLTPVNHVAVKEEKESRLANGVATPLVTARQKLKVAAMRPIPHVRHQKMLPFSRISEMESLDGNQVKSNLPIIPSSTKGSNVGITPVTHRKSASSSHQAKQIISLNPLPLKKHGCGRNPIHVCSEEEFLKDVMQFLILRGHTRLIPQGGLAEFPDAILNAKRLDLFNLYREGVGNTLKRHYETYLLEYELAHDDVDGECCLLCHSSAAGDWVNCGICGEWAHFGCDRRPGLGAFKDYAKTDGLEYICPQCSVTNFKKKVAKTTNGYS